The nucleotide sequence CCGCGAAGCCATTCCACCTTCGGCAGTGCATAAAAAGGGCGCCTGAGGCGCCCTTTTTATGACTGGGAAGATCGATCAGACCTGGTTGTTGGCCTGTCCACCGTCCACCGACAGTACCGAGCCGGTCATGAACGAGCCGGCATCGCTGGCGAGCAGTAGCAGGGCGCCGTCCAGTTCCTCCAGCTGGCCTAGACGGCGCATCGGCACCTGGTGGCGGATGTAGCCCAGCCCGGCTTCGGTGTCGAAGAACTCGTCATTGATCTCGGTCTTGAAGTAGCCGGGGGCGATGGCGTTGACGCGGATTTTGTTGCGCGCCAACTCCAGTGCCAGCGACTTGGTCAGCTGCACCACCGCTGCCTTGGCCGCGCAATAGTGGCTGAGGTTGGCGCCGACGCGCAGGCCGAGCATCGAGGCGATGTTGACGATGTTGCCCGGCTGGCCGGCTTTCGCCAGGCGTTGCGCGGCAACCTGGGCGACGCGCCAGACACCGTCGAGGTTGGTCGACAGCATGGCGCGCCAGTCTTCCTCGGTGATTTCCAGCGGGCGCTTTTCCTGGCCGATGCCGGCGTTGTTGACCACGACGTCGACCACGCCGAATTCAGCTTCCGCAGCGTCGAAGGCCGCCTCGACGCTTTCGCGGTGGGTGACGTCCATGCTGACCGCCAGTACCTCACGGCCCATGGCGCGGATTTCCCCTGCCAGTTGCTCCAGGCGGTCA is from Pseudomonas sp. LS44 and encodes:
- a CDS encoding SDR family NAD(P)-dependent oxidoreductase, whose product is MDKNIFSLAGKTVLITGASSGIGAHYAKTVAQYGARVIIGARRVDRLEQLAGEIRAMGREVLAVSMDVTHRESVEAAFDAAEAEFGVVDVVVNNAGIGQEKRPLEITEEDWRAMLSTNLDGVWRVAQVAAQRLAKAGQPGNIVNIASMLGLRVGANLSHYCAAKAAVVQLTKSLALELARNKIRVNAIAPGYFKTEINDEFFDTEAGLGYIRHQVPMRRLGQLEELDGALLLLASDAGSFMTGSVLSVDGGQANNQV